GCCGCGCGGGAACTCTACGTCCACCACCGGGCCGGTGATGCGGACAACGCGGCCCGCCGTCTTCTCTGCAGTAGCAGTCATTCTCTCTTCGCTTTCCTACGAGGCTTTCGTCTTTGGTCCGGCTAGCGCGCGTCGGCCAGCGCGTTGGCGCCGCCCACGATCTCGCTGATTTCCTGGGTGATCTGTGCCTGACGTTCGCGGTTGGCCGCGAGCGTGAGTCCCTTGATCAGTTCGTCGGCGTTGTCGGTGGCCGACTTCATGGCGCGCCGGCGCGAAGCCGACTCCGAGGCCGCTGCCTCCAGCAGCGCCGCGTACACGCGAGTGGCGATGTAGCGCGGCAGCAGCGCGTCGAACAGGGTCTCGGCGCTCGGCTCGAACGAATACAGCGTGTGCGGACCGGTTTCGGGCTCACCGACGTACTCGACCACCATCGGTGCGATGCGCAGCGCGTTGGCGGTCTGCGAAAGCATCGACCGGAACTCGGTGGAGACGATGTGCAGTTCGTCGACACCGAGAACACCATCAGGGCCGGCGCCATCTCGGTTCTCGCCCTCGTCGTCGGCGCCGGACATGAACGCCGTCACCAGGGTGTCGGCGATCGCCTTGGCGTCCTCGTAGGTGGGCCGCTCGGAGAAGCCGGTCCACGACTCTGTCACCGTGCGCTGACGGAAGCTGTAGTAGCCCAGAGCTTTCCGGCCGACGACGTAGAGCACCGGGTTCTTGCCCTCTTCCCGCAGCAGCGAGAACAGTTCTTCGGCCCGACGCAGCACGTTGGCGTTGTAACCGCCGCAGAGACCGCGGTCCGAGGACACCACCAGCACACCGGCCCGCTTGGGGTTCTCCCGCTCGACGAGCAGCGGGTGATCCAGCGCGCTGGCCCCGGCCAGCTCGGTCAGCATGTTGGTGATCTCGGTGGCGTAGGGCCGAGCCGCATCGACTCGGGCCTGCGCCTTGGCGATCCGCGACGTGGCGATCAGCTCCTGCGCCTTCGTGATCTTCTTGATCGACGAGGCGGAGCGGATGCGCCCGCGTAGCTCGCGAAGTGTGGCTGCCATTGGTTACCTAGGCCTTCTTCGGAGCCGGCTTGCGGACCTTGACCGATTCCTTCTCAAGGTCCTCGGGGTCCAGAGCCTCGGCATCAGCTTGGTTGGCCACGACGGAGCTGCCGTCAGAGGCGGCGAAGCCCTTCTTGAAGTCGTTGATGACCGAGACCAGCTTCTCCTCGTTGTCCTCGGAGAGCTTCTTGGACTCCTTGATGCCCTTGAGGATGTCGGCGTGGCTGGCCTTCACGTGCTCCAGCAGTTCGTCGACGAAGCGGGTCACGTCCTCGGCCGGAACCGAGTCGAGATGGCCCTGGGTGCCGAGGAAGATCGCGACAACCTGGTCCTCGACGGCCAGCGGGCTGTACTGCGGCTGCTTGAGCAGTTCGACCAGACGCACACCGCGATCCAGCTGAGCCTTCGAGGCGGCGTCCAGGTCGGAGGCGAATGCGGCGAAGGCCTCCAGCTCGCGGTACTGCGACAGATCCAGACGCAGCGAGCCGGCCACCTCCTTCATCGCCTTGATCTGGGCGGCGCCACCGACGCGGGACACCGACACACCGACGTTCACGGCCGGGCGCACACCCTGGTTGAACAGGTCGGACTCCAGGAAGCACTGGCCGTCGGTGATCGAGATGACGTTGGTCGGGATGTACGCCGAGATGTCGTTGGCCTTGGTCTCGATGATCGGCAGGCCGGTCATCGAACCGCCACCGAGCTCGTCGGACAGCTTCGCGCAACGCTCCAGCAGACGGGAGTGCAGGTAGAAGACGTCACCCGGGTAAGCCTCGCGGCCCGGCGGGCGACGCAGCAGCAGCGAGATGGCGCGGTAGGCCTCGGCCTGCTTGGTCAGGTCGTCGAAGACGATCAGGACGTGCTTGCCGTTGTACATCCAGTGCTGGCCGATGGCCGAACCGGTGTAGGGAGCCAGCCACTTGAAGCCGGCCGCGTCAGAAGCCGGGGCCGCCACGATGGTGGTGTACTCCATGGCGCCACCCTCTTCCAGCGCGCGCTTCACGCTGGCGATGGTGGAACCCTTCTGGCCGACGGCGACGTACACGCAGCGCACCTGCTGCTGAGGGTCGCCGGTCTCCCAGGCCTCACGCTGGTTGAGGATGGTGTCGACGCAGAGCGCGGTCTTGCCGGTCTTGCGGTCACCGATGATCAGCTGACGCTGGCCGCGGCCGATCGGGGTCATGGCGTCGACGGCCTTGATACCGGTCTGCAGCGGCTCGGACACGCTCTGACGCTGCACCACCGACGGTGCCTGCAGCTCGAGCGCGCGGCGCTCCTCGGCCTCGATGTCGCCCTGGCCGTCGATCGGCTGGCCCAGCGGGTTGACAACGCGACCGAGGAAGGCGTCACCGACAGGCACGGAGAGCACCTCGCCGGTGCGCTTGACCTGCTGGCCCTCTTCGATCTTCTCGAACTCACCCAGGATCACGGCGCCGACGCTGTGCTCGTCGAGGTTGAGCGCCACACCCAACACACCGCCCGGGAACTCGAGCAGCTCCTGGGTCATGACCGAGGGCAGGCCCTCGACGTGAGCGATGCCGTCACCGGCGTCGACGACGGTGCCGATCTCTTCACGCTCGGTGTCGGCGGAAAACGAGGATACGTAATCCTCGATGGCACCTTCGATATCAGCAGCCGAGATTGTCAACTCTGCCATGGTTTTTCGTCTTCCTACCTTGTTCTTGGGTGGTTCGTGGGGGTTATCAGTCCGGCAGCTGGGTCGCGGCTGCGGCGAGTCTGGACGCGATGGAGCCGTCGATCACTTCGTCACCGACGGTGATCGACAGACCACCGAGCAGTTCGGGGTCGACGTGCAACTGCACCGAAACCGGTTGGCCGTAGATGCGGGTGAGCACCTGCGACAGCCGGGTCCGCTGGGCGTCGGTGAGGTCGGCCGCGGCGGTCACGTGCGCGACCACCTCGCCACGGCGGGCCACCGCGAGCTCGGCGAGGTCGATGACCGCCTCGTCGGCACGCTCGCCGCGCAGCAGGCCCACAGTCTGGGTCAGCAGCGCCGCTGCGGTTCCGTTCACACCCGTGTTGCCGGCGAGCACCTTGTCCAGCAAGGCAACTCGACCATCGGCCGGGGTGGTGTAGTCGCTCAGCAGGGCCGAGAGCTTGGGCTCGGTGTCGAGCAGACGGCCGAACCGGAACAGCTGGTCCTCCACCTCGTCGACTTCACCTGCGGTCTCGGCGCGCTTGAGCAGCGCCAGACGTGCGGCATGTTCAATGGCGTCGACCAGGTTCGATTCGGTCGACCAGCGCTGCGAGACCGAGGTCCGCAGCACGTCCAGCGCGGTGTCGCCGACCTTGCCGGACAGCAGACGCTCGAGCAGCTGCACCTTGGGGGCGGCGTCGTCGGCCGGCTCCGCCAGGTGCTTGGTGAGCACCGACTCCGAAACCAGCAGCTTGGCCACCGAGCTGAGATCGTCGGCCAGCTTGGTCAGCCCGTCACCGTCCAGACCGTTTGCGACCGAGTCGAACTTGTCGACCACGACTGCCAGCGACTCGCGGCTGGCCGCGCGCAGCTTCGCCGTAGCGGCGGTGTCGATCACAACGGACGAGGGGGCCATCTGGTCCAGCTCGTCGAGGAACCGGTCGACGGTGGCCGCCTGCGCGGCCGGGTCGGCGACGTGCGCCCGGACCAGAGCATCGGCCTTGGCGACCGACTCTGATCCCAGACCGGTCCGCAGCTGACGGATGAGCTGCTGGCGCATCAGCTGAACCTGCTGGGCGCCCTGCGCCTTGATCCGCTCGGCCTCGGTACCAGCCTGCTCGGCCAGCTGAGCGGCGATCCGCTCGGAGTCCTGCGAGGCCTCCTCGGTCACCTTGGCCGATTCAGCCTTCGCGTCGGCAAGTGCCTTCGCGTGCATCTCATCGGCATCGGCGAGCTTCTTGGCCGCATCGGCACTCTCAGCGAGAGCGACCCGCACGGCTTCCTGCTGCTTCTGCATCAGGCTCCGCACCGGCGGCACCACCCACTTGAAGATGATGAAAGCGATGACGGCAAAGCCGATCAGCTGCCCGATAAATATCGACATCTACTGCGTCCCACCTGATTTCACGTCGACGCCCAAAATTCGGCTGGCCAAGGTCTGCGAGAGTCCGTCCACTGACGACTCAAGGCTCGTCCGCACTCCGGCACTCTGGGCAGCAAGCTGCTCATCGGCCTGGCGGACGGTTTCGGCCACTTCGGTGTTGGCCTCGGCACGTTTGGCATCGACCACTTCGCGGCCTGCGGCACGCGCCTCGTCACGGATCGCCGACGCCTGCGTACGCGCGCCGGCCATCGCCTCGTCGTAGTCGGCCTGCGCCGCGGCCACCTGTTCGGCTGACTTCCGATTGTCGGCGGCGGTCTTCGCCAGCATCGCTTCACGCTCTGCCAGCACCTTGCCGACCGGTGGCACAACCCATTTCGCGATCACGCCGAGCGTGATCAGGAAAATGATGAGCACGGCGAAGAAGGTGCCGTTGGGGACCAAGAAGTTGCTCTGGCCCCCACCGCCTTCCTCCGCCGCGAGGAGTGTCAGTTCACCCATGCTGATGGACTACTGCAGGCCCGGGGTGGCGAAAACGAACAGCGCCATGAAGGCCAGGTTGATGAAGTACGCGGCTTCCACCAGACCGACGGTGATGAAGAACGGGGTGAACAGCCGGCCCTGGGCCTCGGGCTGACGGGCGATACCCGAGATCAGCGCGTTACCCGCGATACCGTCACCGATACCGGCACCGATGGCGCCGCCACCCATGATCAAACCGCCACCGATCAGCGCGCCGGCCGTGATGAGGGCGTTGGGGTCGAGATTCATTCCTTTTATCCTCCTTGATAACTGGTGGCTGCGCCGCCAGGAGTTCGTGTGATGCGGTTGTAGAGATCAGAGTTGCGGATCAGTGTGCTTAATGGTCTTCGTGGTCCAGCTCCATCGACTGGCTGAAGTACAGGATCGTCAGCAGCGAGAAGATGAAGGCCTGGATCAGGCCGACGAACAGGTCGAAGGTCTTCCAGATCGCGTTGGGTGCCCACTGGATGTACCAGGGGAACATCGCGATCAGCGCAACGAGGATGCCGCCGGCGAAGATGTTGCCGAAAAGACGGAGGGCCAGCGAGATCGGCTTGGCGAGTTCCTCGACGATGTTGATCGGCGCCAGCAGGGCGACGTGACCCTTGAGCACCTTGACCGGGTGGCCGATGATGCCGCGGCGCCAGATGCCGGCAGCGTGGTAGCAGACGAACACGAACAGGGCCAGCGCCAGCACGAAGTTGATGTCGGAGGCCGGCGGCTTGTACCACTCGGCGGCGGCGCCGTCCGGTCCCCCGTACTGCAACGGCAGCACGGCCAGCCAGTTGGAGATCAGGATGAAGACGAAGATGGTCACCGACAGCGGCAGCACGAACGGCGCGACCTTCATGCCGATGGCACTCTCGATCTGCCCGCGCATCTGGATGGTCAGAGCCTCCCAGAACAGCTGCACGCCACCCGGCACGCCGGTCGAGGTGACCTTGGCGCGCAAGACGAAGGCCAGGGCGATCACGATCACCGCGGTGATCGCGGTGGCCAGGATGGTGTCACCGTTGAACGTCATCCCGAACAGCTCGAACACCATCGTGTGGTGGCCGACGTGGATGGTGGCACCACCCTCTTCGGCGGCGAGCACGGTCGTCGTCTGAGTCATATAGGTCAGCTCAACCCTTCGATTCCGTATCCAAGACATCCAGGCCGTTAGAGCGGATCTTCCGCATCACGGGGATACTGGTGCTCATCACCAGCAGAGCCTGGAAAATCGCCAACCCGAACAGCACCGCGATGCCGCTGGGCTTGAAGGCAAATGCGATGGCGAGCGCGATCGCAGTGATGATCAGCAGCCGCGTCGCTGAGTTCACGGCCATCTTCTTCTTGAGCGGGTGGTCTTCGGCCGTGATCGCCTCGACTGCCCGGCGTACCAGCAGGGCGTTGACCAGGCCGAGGCCCAGGCCCACGCCGAAGAAGACTCCGAAATAAATGTGTCCGGTGAATCCGGCGGCTACTACTGCCAGCGCGGTCAGTGCGACGCAGACGATGAGGAGACGGAGCGGCCGGAAGGCCACTGACGGAAACACCAACGGCGCGTCCTGCGCTGGTGTCGTCACCGCTTCACCCCAATCCCGCTGTCACGAAAAGCTGCACCCTCGGAGATGCCAACGGTCACTACCCACTGGCAAAACCCTGTGCGTGCCCGCCGAGAATATCGGAGGGCGGCGGGCGGGTTCGAATCACCCACGGGGTAGCTCCCTTTGTCGGTCGTTGATCGGCACCTGACGGTTCGTCGAACCGAGTGGGCCGGGCCGGCAACCCGCGAGGTTTTTCGGGTTCTGGCAGCAGACTAACACATGGTAGGCACCCCTAAACGAGGCCTACTACTTTTTGTCGTACTTCGCTTCGTGCTTGTCGTCGGCGGCTTCGCCCCCGCGTTGCAACAGGGGTATCAAGGTCACCACGATCGCCACCAGGATGGCCGCTGCGACGACGGCTCCGGTGTAGCGCGGATCGAAGAAGATCGTCGCTGCGGCACCGAACGCGATGATGCCCACCCACAGATAGATCAGCAGCACAGCCCGGCGATGCGAGTGACCGATCTGCAGCAATCGGTGGTGTAGGTGCATCTTGTCCGGGCTCAGCGGACTGCGACCGGCGCGAGTGCGCCGGACGATGGCCAGCAACGTGTCGAGCGCGGGCACCAGCATCACGGCGATCACCAACAGGAACGGCGACATCAGCGCGAAAACGTCGCGGGCGCCGTAGGCGTTCTGCGAGATCGGTCCGGCGGCCGTGGTCGATGCCGCGCCCAACATCAGACCGATCAGCATGGAGCCCGAATCGCCCATGAAGATCTTGGCCCGATGGAAGTTGTGCGGGAGAAAGCCCAGACATGCCCCGGCCAGCACCACCGAGATCACCGCGGGCGGATAGAACAGGACGTCGCCGCCGTGGTCACGCAGCAGTCCGACCGAGAACACGCAGATTGCCAGCGCTGTGATGAGGCCGAGCCCGGCCGCCAGCCCGTCCAGTCCGTCGACGAAGTTCATCGCGTTGACGATCGACACCGTCAGCGCCAGGGTCAGCAGGATCGAGGACACCTGGTCGAGCACGATGGTGCCCACTCCCCCGAACGGGATATAGAGCACGCTCCAGGCCACACCCATGGTGACCAGCACGCTGGCCGCGGTGATCTGCCCGGCGAACTTCGTCAGGGCATCCAGCCCCCAGCGGTCGTCGATCAACCCGATCGCCATGATCAGTCCGCCTGCCACCACGACGGCGGGCATACCCGTGGAATAGACGAAACCCCGGGTCAGCGCCGGCAGTTGCGAGGCGAGCAGCACTGCGGCAGCCACCCCGATGTACATGGCCAGCCCACCCATCCGCGGGGTGGGTTGTACGTGGACGTCACGCTCACGGGGGTAGGCCACGGCGCCGAGGCGAATGGCCAGCACGCGAACCCAACCGGTGGCGAAATACGTGATGATGGCGGCGGTCAGCCCGACGAGTGCGAGTTCACGCAGCGGCACACCCGCACCGCGGTCCGACAGAGCGAGCAGCCCGGAGTTGACCGCGGGAAGAACTGCGTCACCGGCCGACATCACCGATGCACCGTACTGCAGCAAGCTGAGATCACTCCGTAGGTGTTGTTGTGAGCGTGGACGTTTCCACGCCGACGACCCTGGCGATGTCGGCCGCACTGATCGGCCCGGTCCGCAGAATGCGTGGGTGGTCACCGGTGAGGTCGACGATTGTGGAGGCAGCCTGCTGTTCTGCGGGCCCGCCGTCGAGGTAGACCTCGACCTTGTCGCCGAGTTGCTCGTGCGCTTGCGCCGCGGTCACCGCCGCGGGCTGACCCGAGACATTGGCACTGGACTGTGCCATCGGTCCGACTTCGCGTAGCAGCTCGATGGCGACGGGGTGCATCGGCATCCGGAGCATGACGCTGCCGTTGGCGTCCCCGAGGTCCCATTGCAGCGACGGCGCCTGCGTCACGATCAGGCTCAGCGCACCCGGCCAGAATGCCCGGATCAATTCGCGGGCGACGGGCGGCACCGAGTAGACCAACCCGTCGATGGTGTTCCACGAGCCGACGAAAACGCCGACCGGCATGTTGCGGCCCCGCCCTTTTGCCGCCAGCAAGCTGGCGACTGCCTCGCGGTCGAAGGCGTCGGCACCGATGCCGTAGACGGTGTCGGTCGGCATCACCACGAGCCGGCCGCCTTTCACCGCGCTGATCGCCGAGGCGATACCGGTCGCACGCTGATCTGGATCGGTGCAATCGAAGATGGTCATGTCGGCTCCCCGGTCGGTGCGCGCATCAACTCAGCTTCTCCCAGTCCGGCTCGCGGTGACAAAGCGGGGTCGTCCGGCCAGGTCACGGCGCGCAGTGACATCGGTGAAATGGCCGTCGCGGTCGAAGGCCTCGACCGACAGCTCGGCGGTGGAGTCGTCGTGTTCGACGGCGCAGGGCGCACCGTCGCGCAACCAGCGGGCGGCCAATGTGACGATCGGCCGGATCACCGCCATGCCGTCGGGACCACCGAACAGCGCAGCTGCGGGATCGTGTTCGGCCACCTCGGGCTCCAGGACGGCCGCCTCCGGGATGTACGGCGGGTTCGATACGAGCAGGTCCACCTGGCCGTCGAATTCCGGCAGCAGACCCGCAGTGGTGACATCGGCATCTACGATCTCGACGCGCGTTCCTGCCGCGTTCCGCCGGGCGAATTGCAGGGCGGCAGGCGAATTCTCGAAGGCCACGACCCGCGCATCGGGCCGGTGTGCGGCCAACGCCAGCGCCAGCGCGCCCGAACCGGTGCAAAGATCGACGATCAACGGATTCGACGGAAGTGGTTGCGCGCACGCCCATTCGAGCAGCGACTCGGTCTCCGGGCGCGGTACGAACACCCCGGGGCCGACGGCCAGCGTCAACGGACCGAACGGCGCGGTGCCGACCAGGTGTTGCAGTGGAATCCGGCGGGACCGGGCGGCGACGAGCTCGTCAAAGGCCTGCTCGAAGCCGTCGCCAGGGTCGTCGGTGAACATCAGGCGGCTGCGGTCGACGCCCGCCACGTGTGCAGCCAGCAACTCGGCGTCGATGCGCGGAGAGGCGACACCGGCGGCGGCCAGCCGGGTGGCTGCGGCCTCGATCGCCTGCCGCAACGGGGTCATGTCTCCTGCTGCAGCCGGGCCTGTTTGTCGGCGGCGGCCAGCGCGTCGAGCAGCGCGTCCATATCGCCGTCGAGCACCTGGTCGAGGTTGTGCGCCTTGAAGTTGATGCGGTGGTCGGCGATCCGGTTCTCGGGGAAGTTGTAGGTGCGGATCCGCTCGCTGCGGTCGACCGTGCGGATCTGACTGGCCCGGTCGGCCGATGCGTCAGCCGATGCCTGTTCCTCGGCCAGTGCCTGCAGCCGTGCGGCGAGCACCACCATGGCGCGGGCCTTGTTCTGCAGCTGCGAGCGCTCGTTCTGGCAGGTCACGACGATGCCGGTGGGCAGGTGGGTGATGCGGACCGCGGAGTCGGTGGTGTTGACGCCCTGTCCGCCCTTGCCCGAGGACCGATAGACGTCGATGCGCAGATCTGATTCGTCGATCTGTACCTGCTCGACGTCTTCCGGCTCGGGGTAGACCAGCACGCCGGCGGCCGAGGTGTGCACGCGGCCCTGCGATTCGGTGACGGGCACGCGCTGAACGCGGTGAACGCCGCCCTCGAACTTCATCCGCGACCACACGCCGTCGGCGGAATCGCCCTTGCTGGCGATGGTGATCGTGGCGTCCTTGTAGCCGCCGAGGTCCGACCAGGTCTCGTCGAGCACGGTCACCGTCCAGCCGTGACGTTCGGCGTATCGGATGTACATGCGGGCCAGGTCGGCGGCGAACAGCGCAGATTCCTCACCGCCCTCCCCGGATTTGACCTCCAGCACGATGTCATCGGCATCGTGCGGGTCGCGGGGCGCGAGCTGGTCGGTCAACTGCGCATCGAGTTCGGCGACCTTGGCGGTCAGCTCGTCCACCTCGTCGGCGAAGCTGGGGTCGTCGGCAGCCAGTTCACGGGCCGCCTCGAGGTCGCCGCGGGCGGCTTCGAGCTTCCGGTAGGTCCCGACGACAGGCGACACCTGGGCGAAGCGGCGACCCACCTTGCGTGCGGCCGAGGCATCGGCGTGCAGGTTGGGGTCGGCGAGCTGGCGCTCCAGGTCTGCGTGCTCAGCGAGCAGCGCCTCGATCGCGGGTGCGGTATCCGTCACGTCAGCCACATCCTTTCCACTCATGCCGCCAACTCGTGTCTGGAAACGAGAACAGCGCCCAGATCTGACGCGTATGCGACAGATCGGGCGCCGTTGACGTAGCTACTTGTCGGCGGTAGCAGCCTGATCACCGGCAGGCTTGCGCTTGCCGTACCGCTTCTCGAAGCGGGCCACGCGGCCGCCGCTGTCGAGGATCTTCTGCTTGCCGGTGTAGAACGGGTGGCACTGCGAGCAGACCTCGACCACGATCTGGCCGCTCTGCTTGGTGCTGCGGGTCTGGAAGGTATTGCCGCAACCACAGTGCACCGTGGTCTCGACATACTCAGGGTGAATGCCTGTTTTCATGGGT
The window above is part of the Mycolicibacterium fortuitum subsp. fortuitum genome. Proteins encoded here:
- a CDS encoding F0F1 ATP synthase subunit gamma, coding for MAATLRELRGRIRSASSIKKITKAQELIATSRIAKAQARVDAARPYATEITNMLTELAGASALDHPLLVERENPKRAGVLVVSSDRGLCGGYNANVLRRAEELFSLLREEGKNPVLYVVGRKALGYYSFRQRTVTESWTGFSERPTYEDAKAIADTLVTAFMSGADDEGENRDGAGPDGVLGVDELHIVSTEFRSMLSQTANALRIAPMVVEYVGEPETGPHTLYSFEPSAETLFDALLPRYIATRVYAALLEAAASESASRRRAMKSATDNADELIKGLTLAANRERQAQITQEISEIVGGANALADAR
- the atpA gene encoding F0F1 ATP synthase subunit alpha, producing the protein MAELTISAADIEGAIEDYVSSFSADTEREEIGTVVDAGDGIAHVEGLPSVMTQELLEFPGGVLGVALNLDEHSVGAVILGEFEKIEEGQQVKRTGEVLSVPVGDAFLGRVVNPLGQPIDGQGDIEAEERRALELQAPSVVQRQSVSEPLQTGIKAVDAMTPIGRGQRQLIIGDRKTGKTALCVDTILNQREAWETGDPQQQVRCVYVAVGQKGSTIASVKRALEEGGAMEYTTIVAAPASDAAGFKWLAPYTGSAIGQHWMYNGKHVLIVFDDLTKQAEAYRAISLLLRRPPGREAYPGDVFYLHSRLLERCAKLSDELGGGSMTGLPIIETKANDISAYIPTNVISITDGQCFLESDLFNQGVRPAVNVGVSVSRVGGAAQIKAMKEVAGSLRLDLSQYRELEAFAAFASDLDAASKAQLDRGVRLVELLKQPQYSPLAVEDQVVAIFLGTQGHLDSVPAEDVTRFVDELLEHVKASHADILKGIKESKKLSEDNEEKLVSVINDFKKGFAASDGSSVVANQADAEALDPEDLEKESVKVRKPAPKKA
- a CDS encoding F0F1 ATP synthase subunit B/delta, translating into MSIFIGQLIGFAVIAFIIFKWVVPPVRSLMQKQQEAVRVALAESADAAKKLADADEMHAKALADAKAESAKVTEEASQDSERIAAQLAEQAGTEAERIKAQGAQQVQLMRQQLIRQLRTGLGSESVAKADALVRAHVADPAAQAATVDRFLDELDQMAPSSVVIDTAATAKLRAASRESLAVVVDKFDSVANGLDGDGLTKLADDLSSVAKLLVSESVLTKHLAEPADDAAPKVQLLERLLSGKVGDTALDVLRTSVSQRWSTESNLVDAIEHAARLALLKRAETAGEVDEVEDQLFRFGRLLDTEPKLSALLSDYTTPADGRVALLDKVLAGNTGVNGTAAALLTQTVGLLRGERADEAVIDLAELAVARRGEVVAHVTAAADLTDAQRTRLSQVLTRIYGQPVSVQLHVDPELLGGLSITVGDEVIDGSIASRLAAAATQLPD
- a CDS encoding F0F1 ATP synthase subunit B, which produces MGELTLLAAEEGGGGQSNFLVPNGTFFAVLIIFLITLGVIAKWVVPPVGKVLAEREAMLAKTAADNRKSAEQVAAAQADYDEAMAGARTQASAIRDEARAAGREVVDAKRAEANTEVAETVRQADEQLAAQSAGVRTSLESSVDGLSQTLASRILGVDVKSGGTQ
- a CDS encoding F0F1 ATP synthase subunit C, whose protein sequence is MNLDPNALITAGALIGGGLIMGGGAIGAGIGDGIAGNALISGIARQPEAQGRLFTPFFITVGLVEAAYFINLAFMALFVFATPGLQ
- the atpB gene encoding F0F1 ATP synthase subunit A, translating into MTQTTTVLAAEEGGATIHVGHHTMVFELFGMTFNGDTILATAITAVIVIALAFVLRAKVTSTGVPGGVQLFWEALTIQMRGQIESAIGMKVAPFVLPLSVTIFVFILISNWLAVLPLQYGGPDGAAAEWYKPPASDINFVLALALFVFVCYHAAGIWRRGIIGHPVKVLKGHVALLAPINIVEELAKPISLALRLFGNIFAGGILVALIAMFPWYIQWAPNAIWKTFDLFVGLIQAFIFSLLTILYFSQSMELDHEDH
- a CDS encoding ATP synthase subunit I; protein product: MTTPAQDAPLVFPSVAFRPLRLLIVCVALTALAVVAAGFTGHIYFGVFFGVGLGLGLVNALLVRRAVEAITAEDHPLKKKMAVNSATRLLIITAIALAIAFAFKPSGIAVLFGLAIFQALLVMSTSIPVMRKIRSNGLDVLDTESKG
- a CDS encoding glycosyltransferase family 4 protein → MLQYGASVMSAGDAVLPAVNSGLLALSDRGAGVPLRELALVGLTAAIITYFATGWVRVLAIRLGAVAYPRERDVHVQPTPRMGGLAMYIGVAAAVLLASQLPALTRGFVYSTGMPAVVVAGGLIMAIGLIDDRWGLDALTKFAGQITAASVLVTMGVAWSVLYIPFGGVGTIVLDQVSSILLTLALTVSIVNAMNFVDGLDGLAAGLGLITALAICVFSVGLLRDHGGDVLFYPPAVISVVLAGACLGFLPHNFHRAKIFMGDSGSMLIGLMLGAASTTAAGPISQNAYGARDVFALMSPFLLVIAVMLVPALDTLLAIVRRTRAGRSPLSPDKMHLHHRLLQIGHSHRRAVLLIYLWVGIIAFGAAATIFFDPRYTGAVVAAAILVAIVVTLIPLLQRGGEAADDKHEAKYDKK
- a CDS encoding L-threonylcarbamoyladenylate synthase — its product is MTIFDCTDPDQRATGIASAISAVKGGRLVVMPTDTVYGIGADAFDREAVASLLAAKGRGRNMPVGVFVGSWNTIDGLVYSVPPVARELIRAFWPGALSLIVTQAPSLQWDLGDANGSVMLRMPMHPVAIELLREVGPMAQSSANVSGQPAAVTAAQAHEQLGDKVEVYLDGGPAEQQAASTIVDLTGDHPRILRTGPISAADIARVVGVETSTLTTTPTE
- the prmC gene encoding peptide chain release factor N(5)-glutamine methyltransferase; the protein is MTPLRQAIEAAATRLAAAGVASPRIDAELLAAHVAGVDRSRLMFTDDPGDGFEQAFDELVAARSRRIPLQHLVGTAPFGPLTLAVGPGVFVPRPETESLLEWACAQPLPSNPLIVDLCTGSGALALALAAHRPDARVVAFENSPAALQFARRNAAGTRVEIVDADVTTAGLLPEFDGQVDLLVSNPPYIPEAAVLEPEVAEHDPAAALFGGPDGMAVIRPIVTLAARWLRDGAPCAVEHDDSTAELSVEAFDRDGHFTDVTARRDLAGRPRFVTASRTGRS
- the prfA gene encoding peptide chain release factor 1 translates to MTDTAPAIEALLAEHADLERQLADPNLHADASAARKVGRRFAQVSPVVGTYRKLEAARGDLEAARELAADDPSFADEVDELTAKVAELDAQLTDQLAPRDPHDADDIVLEVKSGEGGEESALFAADLARMYIRYAERHGWTVTVLDETWSDLGGYKDATITIASKGDSADGVWSRMKFEGGVHRVQRVPVTESQGRVHTSAAGVLVYPEPEDVEQVQIDESDLRIDVYRSSGKGGQGVNTTDSAVRITHLPTGIVVTCQNERSQLQNKARAMVVLAARLQALAEEQASADASADRASQIRTVDRSERIRTYNFPENRIADHRINFKAHNLDQVLDGDMDALLDALAAADKQARLQQET
- the rpmE gene encoding 50S ribosomal protein L31; the encoded protein is MKTGIHPEYVETTVHCGCGNTFQTRSTKQSGQIVVEVCSQCHPFYTGKQKILDSGGRVARFEKRYGKRKPAGDQAATADK